One genomic window of Prochlorococcus sp. MIT 0801 includes the following:
- a CDS encoding lipoate--protein ligase family protein translates to MNNLEEVLYLNPLELSGPEQMAIDLFLLEKSFTDHNFNMAVRFYTWEGDWLSIGNNQKELPKTWIELLKNEQLKIVRRPSGGKAVLHSRGLTYALIWKYPPRNKKESYLKTTQWLKDGFKKAGVDLFFGNQPVNISNSNCFSTSTLADLVDKDKNKHIGSAQYWRKGHLLQHGEILMEPSKELWKKVFNADPPKIKNEIKDKDKIINFLKESLGQTWPNSKISYYKLDQKEKEIIKHFTINKFKGINNY, encoded by the coding sequence ATGAATAATCTAGAAGAAGTCCTTTATTTAAATCCTCTTGAATTAAGTGGACCAGAGCAAATGGCAATCGATCTCTTCCTATTAGAGAAGTCATTTACTGACCACAATTTCAACATGGCAGTACGTTTTTATACGTGGGAGGGAGACTGGCTATCGATTGGGAACAACCAAAAAGAACTGCCAAAAACATGGATTGAACTTTTAAAAAATGAACAGTTAAAAATTGTAAGAAGACCTAGTGGAGGGAAAGCTGTTCTTCATAGCAGAGGACTAACTTACGCTCTTATATGGAAATATCCACCAAGAAATAAAAAAGAATCATATTTAAAGACAACTCAATGGTTAAAAGATGGTTTTAAAAAAGCTGGAGTGGATCTGTTTTTTGGGAATCAGCCAGTGAATATATCTAATAGCAATTGTTTTTCGACTTCAACATTAGCTGACCTAGTTGATAAAGATAAAAACAAACATATTGGAAGTGCTCAGTATTGGAGAAAGGGACATTTACTTCAGCATGGAGAAATCTTAATGGAACCTTCAAAAGAATTATGGAAAAAAGTTTTCAACGCAGATCCACCAAAGATAAAAAATGAAATTAAAGATAAAGATAAAATTATAAATTTTCTAAAAGAATCGTTAGGCCAAACATGGCCCAATTCAAAGATCTCTTATTATAAATTAGATCAAAAAGAAAAAGAAATAATAAAACATTTTACTATAAATAAATTTAAAGGAATAAATAATTATTGA
- a CDS encoding phosphoribosylanthranilate isomerase, protein MIRKSSSKKSTAIKICGLTKTSQARSIAEFKINAIGVIGVKNSPRFVPEEECIKIFNEVAKVSSSIEKVLVIANEKLEEVKCINNRSTPPSVIQLHGNESVDYCRELKNKFPKIKLWKAFRLKSINDLEKTQQYEKNIDAILIDAWDDKSLGGTGNRVPVELLLNKTFKVPWILAGGISAEIIPEIFSKLRPDGIDASSRLEISPGIKDIKKVESLVHEIRGGNLKHSSRWH, encoded by the coding sequence ATGATCAGAAAATCTTCTTCTAAAAAATCAACAGCAATAAAAATTTGTGGACTAACAAAGACTTCACAAGCACGATCCATAGCGGAATTCAAAATAAATGCTATTGGAGTTATTGGCGTAAAAAATTCACCTCGTTTTGTACCAGAAGAAGAATGTATAAAAATTTTTAATGAAGTAGCAAAAGTTTCTTCAAGTATTGAGAAAGTATTAGTAATAGCAAATGAAAAATTAGAGGAGGTTAAATGTATAAATAACAGATCAACTCCACCATCAGTAATCCAATTGCATGGAAATGAATCAGTTGATTATTGTCGTGAATTAAAGAATAAATTTCCCAAAATTAAATTATGGAAAGCCTTCAGGTTAAAATCTATTAATGATTTAGAAAAAACACAGCAATATGAAAAGAATATAGATGCTATTCTTATAGATGCTTGGGATGATAAGTCACTTGGAGGCACTGGGAATAGAGTCCCAGTAGAATTACTACTTAATAAAACTTTTAAAGTTCCTTGGATCTTAGCTGGTGGAATATCTGCTGAAATAATTCCTGAAATTTTTTCTAAACTTAGACCTGATGGAATTGATGCATCCAGTCGACTAGAAATATCTCCAGGTATTAAAGATATTAAGAAAGTTGAATCTCTTGTTCATGAAATAAGGGGGGGAAACTTAAAACACTCCTCCAGATGGCATTAA
- a CDS encoding aldehyde oxygenase (deformylating): MQAFASNNLTVEKEELSSDSLPDFTSESYKDAYSRINAVVIEGEQEAYSNFLDLAKLIPEHADELVKLGKMEKKHMNGFCACGRNLAVKPDMPFAKTFFSKLHNNFLEAFKAGDTTTCLLIQCILIESFAISAYHVYIRVADPFAKRITEGVVQDEYLHLNYGQEWLKANLETVKKDLMRANKENLPLIKSMLDEVSNDAEVLHMDKEELMEEFMIAYQDSLLEIGLDNREIARMALAAVI; this comes from the coding sequence ATGCAAGCTTTTGCATCCAACAACTTAACCGTAGAAAAAGAAGAGCTAAGTTCTGACTCTCTTCCAGATTTCACCTCAGAATCTTACAAAGATGCCTATAGCAGAATCAATGCAGTTGTAATTGAAGGTGAGCAAGAAGCTTATTCCAATTTTCTTGATCTGGCTAAGTTGATTCCTGAACATGCTGATGAGCTTGTGAAGCTTGGAAAGATGGAGAAAAAGCATATGAATGGCTTTTGTGCTTGCGGGAGAAATCTTGCTGTAAAGCCTGATATGCCTTTTGCAAAGACCTTTTTCTCAAAACTCCATAATAATTTTTTAGAGGCTTTCAAAGCAGGAGATACAACTACCTGTCTTCTGATTCAGTGCATCCTTATTGAATCTTTTGCAATATCCGCATATCACGTTTACATACGTGTTGCTGATCCATTCGCTAAAAGGATCACAGAGGGTGTTGTGCAAGATGAATACTTGCATTTGAACTATGGTCAAGAATGGCTTAAGGCCAATCTAGAGACAGTCAAGAAAGATCTTATGAGGGCTAATAAGGAAAACTTGCCTCTTATAAAATCTATGCTTGATGAAGTTTCAAATGATGCTGAAGTACTTCACATGGATAAGGAAGAGTTGATGGAAGAATTTATGATTGCTTATCAAGATTCTCTTCTGGAAATAGGTCTTGATAATAGAGAAATTGCAAGAATGGCTCTTGCAGCAGTGATTTAG
- a CDS encoding protochlorophyllide reductase: protein MALVQAAPGTVLITGTTSGVGLYATKSLVERGWRVITANRCSVRAEASASAVGLPTNSPRQLKHIQIDLGDLDSVRNGAKSLLQDLEKPLDALVCNAAVYLPRLKKPLRSPQGYEISMATNHFGHFLLIQMLLENLSKSSRPVWKGRSWGVESSRVVILGTVTANNKELGGKIPIPAPADLGNLSGFEEGFCDPISMASGKRFKPGKAYKDSKLCNMITTQELHRRFNSSPILFSSLYPGCVANTRLFRNTPKLFQWLFPWFQKLITGGFVSEALAGDRVAQVVSDPQFAISGVHWSWGNRQRKDRQQFSQELSDRVTDPVTSRKVWELSMRLVGLK from the coding sequence ATGGCTCTAGTACAAGCGGCACCAGGAACTGTATTAATTACTGGAACAACATCAGGAGTTGGGTTGTATGCAACAAAGTCTTTGGTAGAGAGGGGTTGGAGAGTTATTACCGCAAATAGATGTTCTGTGAGAGCTGAAGCTTCAGCATCCGCAGTTGGATTGCCTACCAATAGTCCAAGACAACTTAAACATATACAAATTGATCTTGGCGACTTGGATAGCGTACGTAATGGGGCTAAAAGTCTTTTACAGGATTTGGAAAAGCCATTGGATGCTTTAGTTTGTAATGCTGCTGTATATCTTCCGCGTTTAAAAAAGCCTTTGAGATCTCCACAGGGATATGAAATATCAATGGCAACAAATCATTTTGGGCATTTTTTATTAATTCAGATGCTATTGGAAAATCTTAGTAAGTCTTCAAGACCAGTCTGGAAGGGAAGATCTTGGGGGGTTGAATCATCGAGGGTGGTTATTTTAGGAACCGTAACAGCTAACAATAAAGAACTTGGAGGAAAAATACCAATACCTGCGCCTGCTGATCTAGGAAATTTATCTGGTTTTGAAGAAGGTTTTTGCGACCCCATATCAATGGCTAGTGGTAAACGTTTTAAACCAGGCAAAGCCTATAAAGATAGTAAGTTATGCAATATGATTACAACCCAAGAATTACATAGACGATTTAATTCTTCTCCAATTCTTTTTAGCTCTCTATATCCCGGATGTGTAGCTAATACAAGATTATTTAGAAACACTCCTAAACTGTTTCAGTGGTTGTTCCCATGGTTTCAGAAATTAATAACAGGAGGTTTCGTAAGTGAAGCACTGGCTGGAGATAGAGTAGCCCAAGTCGTTTCAGACCCTCAATTTGCTATTTCTGGCGTTCATTGGAGTTGGGGTAATAGACAACGCAAGGATAGACAACAATTTTCACAAGAATTGTCGGATCGAGTGACTGATCCAGTGACCTCTAGAAAAGTTTGGGAATTGTCTATGCGATTAGTTGGGCTGAAATGA
- a CDS encoding long-chain acyl-[acyl-carrier-protein] reductase, with protein sequence MFGLIGHSTSFEDAKRKALGLGFDHIAEGDLDVWCTAPPQLVEHVKVVSAIGKTIEGAYIDSCFVPEMLSRFKTARRKVLNAMELAQKKGINITALGGFTSIIFENFNLLQNQQVRNTTLDWQRFTTGNTHTAWVICRQLEQNAPRIGIDLSKSKVAVVGATGDIGSAVCRWLTNRTGVSELLLVARQQKPLIELQSQLGGGRILSLDEALPEADIVIWVASMPKTLEIDPSKIKRPCLMIDGGYPKNLGEKFSGPGIHVLKGGVVQFFKDIGWSMMELAEMENPKREMFACFAEAMILEFENCHTNFSWGRNNISLEKMDFIGKASERHGFSAVGLKSNIQTLTV encoded by the coding sequence ATGTTTGGGCTAATCGGACACTCAACAAGTTTTGAAGATGCCAAGAGAAAGGCATTGGGCTTGGGGTTTGACCATATTGCTGAAGGAGATTTGGACGTATGGTGCACTGCCCCTCCTCAGTTAGTAGAGCACGTAAAGGTTGTAAGTGCGATTGGAAAGACTATTGAGGGGGCTTATATAGACTCATGCTTTGTTCCTGAGATGCTAAGTCGCTTCAAAACAGCAAGAAGAAAAGTTCTCAATGCAATGGAGTTAGCTCAAAAGAAAGGGATTAACATCACCGCTTTAGGTGGATTTACATCAATAATTTTTGAGAATTTTAATTTGCTTCAAAATCAACAAGTTAGAAATACGACTCTTGATTGGCAAAGATTCACAACTGGTAATACCCATACAGCTTGGGTGATTTGTAGACAGTTAGAGCAAAATGCACCTCGAATAGGAATTGATTTGAGCAAATCAAAAGTAGCTGTTGTGGGTGCTACTGGTGACATTGGCAGCGCTGTTTGTAGGTGGCTCACTAATCGAACCGGTGTTTCTGAACTTCTTTTAGTGGCTAGACAGCAAAAGCCTTTAATTGAACTTCAATCTCAACTTGGAGGGGGGAGAATTCTTAGCCTTGATGAGGCTTTACCTGAAGCGGATATTGTGATTTGGGTTGCAAGCATGCCAAAAACCCTTGAAATTGACCCCTCCAAAATTAAAAGACCCTGCTTAATGATTGATGGAGGATATCCTAAGAATTTGGGTGAGAAGTTTTCTGGACCTGGTATACATGTCTTAAAAGGCGGAGTAGTTCAATTTTTTAAAGATATAGGTTGGAGCATGATGGAATTGGCTGAGATGGAAAATCCTAAAAGAGAAATGTTTGCTTGTTTTGCTGAGGCAATGATTCTTGAATTTGAAAATTGTCACACCAATTTCAGTTGGGGGAGGAATAATATTTCGTTGGAAAAGATGGATTTTATTGGCAAGGCTTCTGAAAGACATGGGTTTTCTGCTGTTGGTTTAAAATCAAATATTCAGACATTAACCGTCTGA
- a CDS encoding creatininase family protein — protein MTWPEASKAASENGSTLVWPFGACEQHGPHLPLITDTFFAENILIKTLNSLPENMPIWMIPSQSIGFSPEHQAFPGTLSLSADVLLSMVTDVGQQIASMGFNRLVFFNAHGGQIGLLQAVSRQLRIQCPSLAVLPCFLWSGVPGLDQLLPEKEVEEGLHAALAETSLMLHMAGDLVRNDSYLEINNVDKQIVTTPKGWSLEGASPCAWLTEDLSSSGVIGDASSSNAELGAALENALVDHWKSLFTSLLESDWPPVMSERPVSSS, from the coding sequence TTGACATGGCCTGAGGCCTCTAAAGCCGCTTCAGAGAATGGATCTACATTGGTTTGGCCTTTTGGTGCATGTGAACAACATGGACCACATTTACCTTTGATTACTGATACTTTTTTTGCTGAAAATATTTTAATCAAGACTCTTAATAGTTTGCCAGAAAATATGCCGATATGGATGATCCCATCTCAATCGATTGGTTTTTCTCCTGAACATCAAGCTTTCCCAGGAACTTTGTCCCTATCAGCTGATGTTTTGCTTTCAATGGTTACTGATGTTGGCCAACAAATAGCCTCTATGGGGTTCAATAGATTAGTTTTTTTTAACGCTCATGGTGGGCAAATTGGTCTACTCCAAGCGGTTTCAAGGCAGTTGAGAATTCAATGTCCTTCTCTAGCTGTATTGCCTTGTTTCCTTTGGAGTGGTGTCCCAGGATTAGATCAACTTTTACCTGAAAAAGAGGTTGAGGAGGGCCTTCATGCGGCATTAGCGGAAACAAGTCTTATGTTGCACATGGCTGGAGATTTGGTACGAAATGATTCTTACTTAGAAATAAATAATGTAGATAAACAAATTGTTACTACCCCAAAAGGGTGGAGCCTTGAAGGAGCATCACCGTGCGCATGGTTGACAGAAGATTTGAGCTCATCTGGAGTTATTGGCGATGCAAGTTCTTCGAATGCTGAATTGGGTGCCGCTTTAGAAAATGCACTAGTAGATCATTGGAAGTCCCTATTTACAAGTCTTTTGGAGAGTGATTGGCCGCCAGTTATGTCAGAAAGGCCTGTTTCTAGCAGTTAA
- a CDS encoding S1 RNA-binding domain-containing protein produces MAGSDPQPKKATPPRPATNAPRKPLQVMHISRKPEEEIINQGLSEKEFSERPKDRRFDEKVLAQKEISKLKKAPEQQKSIEENSSYNSQPATMEDLLRSENKTNYNNNIEAFDDQNIFEQKSRTVDEFDFDEDEFLAALEENQPIGTTGEIATGSVIAVESDGIYVDIGGKAPGFMPKNECGLGVITNLKERFPKGLKVEVLVTREQNADGMVTISCRALELRKSWDKVQNLAKEGKVIRVKINGFNRGGVTCDFEGLRGFIPRSQLEDGENHQSLVSKTINTAFLEVNPERRKLVLSEKKAAIASRFSELEIGQLIEGEILTIKPYGFFVDLKGVSGLLHHSMVTNGSMRSLREVFQPGESIKALITDLDPSRGRIGLNTALLEGPPGELITDKTKVMEEANERAIKARNSLNKEKVDPQKEKEEINLSS; encoded by the coding sequence ATGGCCGGGTCAGATCCTCAGCCTAAAAAAGCAACTCCCCCAAGGCCGGCAACAAATGCACCTCGCAAGCCATTGCAGGTTATGCATATCAGTCGAAAGCCTGAAGAAGAAATAATCAATCAAGGACTATCTGAGAAAGAATTCTCCGAGCGACCTAAAGATAGAAGATTTGATGAAAAGGTTCTAGCTCAAAAAGAAATCTCTAAATTAAAGAAAGCACCTGAACAGCAAAAATCAATCGAGGAAAACTCTAGCTATAATTCTCAGCCAGCGACAATGGAAGATCTTCTTAGATCTGAAAATAAAACTAACTATAATAATAATATTGAAGCTTTCGATGATCAAAATATTTTTGAACAAAAAAGTAGAACGGTTGATGAATTTGATTTTGATGAAGACGAATTCTTAGCAGCCTTAGAAGAGAATCAACCAATCGGGACAACTGGAGAAATCGCAACAGGTTCAGTTATTGCAGTTGAAAGTGATGGTATTTACGTTGATATAGGAGGTAAAGCTCCTGGATTCATGCCGAAAAATGAATGTGGTCTAGGTGTGATAACAAATTTAAAAGAGCGTTTCCCAAAAGGGTTAAAAGTCGAAGTTCTTGTTACTAGAGAACAAAATGCAGATGGGATGGTAACAATCAGTTGTAGGGCGTTAGAACTAAGAAAAAGCTGGGACAAAGTTCAAAATCTTGCAAAAGAAGGAAAAGTTATTCGAGTTAAAATAAATGGTTTTAACCGTGGGGGTGTTACTTGCGACTTCGAAGGTTTAAGAGGTTTTATTCCTAGATCTCAACTCGAAGATGGCGAAAATCATCAATCTCTTGTTTCAAAGACAATTAATACTGCTTTTTTAGAGGTAAATCCAGAGAGAAGAAAACTTGTTCTCTCCGAAAAGAAAGCTGCAATTGCTTCAAGATTTTCAGAATTAGAAATCGGACAACTAATCGAGGGTGAAATCTTAACAATAAAACCTTATGGTTTTTTTGTTGATTTGAAGGGGGTAAGTGGATTGTTGCATCATTCAATGGTAACTAATGGAAGCATGAGAAGCCTTAGAGAAGTTTTTCAACCAGGCGAATCCATCAAAGCTTTGATAACTGATTTAGATCCTTCTAGAGGACGAATTGGATTAAATACAGCTCTTTTAGAGGGACCTCCAGGAGAACTTATTACTGATAAAACAAAAGTTATGGAAGAAGCGAATGAGCGAGCTATTAAAGCGCGAAACAGCTTGAACAAAGAAAAAGTTGATCCTCAAAAGGAAAAGGAAGAAATCAACTTATCCTCATAA
- a CDS encoding Tab2/Atab2 family RNA-binding protein, which yields MIASKKSDLKRADWEIDFYSRPIIDENGKKRWELLITSTNNFKDKKTFKWEKICPASSVNSIWLKDALVEAIDEAYLQGWDKPSVIRCWRSSMKTMIKRAADQIGIELISSRRTYSLLEWIIERERSFYPQQKGYIGVNLAPPSNPITNQAIPLPEEVRGESWSFASLSLNTLREADEWEIKFSNLIPIKDSINENISIPGIRLFSPKRSLALAAWLGGLEPAKLLIEGTQIILEAGQADRWLVTDVEEEAKKVIENNFLNTKLDADGLQFISVQKSPEENSLDGFWMLKDIEEN from the coding sequence GTGATCGCTTCAAAAAAATCTGATTTAAAAAGAGCAGACTGGGAAATAGACTTTTATTCCCGCCCAATAATTGATGAAAATGGAAAAAAAAGATGGGAATTATTAATTACATCTACAAATAATTTCAAAGACAAGAAAACATTTAAATGGGAAAAGATATGTCCAGCATCAAGTGTTAATTCAATTTGGTTAAAAGATGCATTGGTCGAAGCCATTGATGAAGCTTATTTACAAGGTTGGGATAAACCTTCAGTTATTCGATGTTGGCGATCCTCTATGAAAACAATGATAAAACGTGCAGCAGATCAAATAGGAATTGAACTTATTTCTAGCAGAAGAACATATTCATTATTGGAATGGATTATTGAAAGAGAAAGGAGTTTCTATCCTCAGCAAAAAGGATATATCGGCGTCAATCTTGCTCCTCCTTCAAACCCAATTACAAACCAAGCCATCCCATTACCAGAGGAAGTAAGAGGTGAATCATGGAGCTTTGCTTCCCTATCTCTAAATACACTTAGAGAGGCTGATGAATGGGAAATAAAGTTTTCTAATTTAATTCCCATAAAAGATTCAATTAATGAAAATATATCTATTCCAGGTATTAGGCTTTTTAGCCCAAAAAGGTCCTTAGCACTTGCAGCTTGGCTCGGGGGACTTGAACCAGCAAAGCTTTTAATAGAAGGGACTCAAATAATTTTAGAGGCAGGACAAGCTGATAGATGGTTAGTAACGGATGTCGAAGAAGAAGCTAAAAAAGTTATTGAAAATAATTTTCTAAATACAAAATTAGATGCAGATGGACTTCAATTTATTTCAGTTCAAAAAAGTCCTGAAGAAAATTCTCTAGATGGTTTTTGGATGCTAAAGGATATTGAAGAGAATTAA
- a CDS encoding acetyl-CoA carboxylase carboxyltransferase subunit alpha codes for MARRFLLEFEKPLVELENQIDQIRELARDSEVDVSQQLLQLETLAARRRDEIFNSLTPAQKIQVARHPQRPSTLDYIQMFCDDWVELHGDRNGTDDQALIGGLARIGEKSVLIIGQQKGRDTKENVARNFGMAKPGGYRKALRLMDHADRFRLPIISFIDTPGAYAGLIAEEQGQGEAIAVNLREMFRFKVPIIATVIGEGGSGGALGIGVADRLLMFEHSVYTVASPEACASILWRDAGKAPEAASALKITGPDLMKLGIVDEVLKEPSGGNNWAPLQAGDTLKNALEKHLSELLALSPDELRDNRYSKFRKMGKYLESQSIESEISV; via the coding sequence ATGGCTAGACGTTTTCTCCTCGAATTTGAAAAACCTCTTGTTGAATTAGAGAATCAGATTGATCAAATCAGAGAATTAGCAAGAGATTCAGAGGTTGATGTAAGTCAGCAACTTTTGCAATTAGAGACCCTTGCAGCAAGAAGGCGAGATGAAATATTTAATTCACTAACACCCGCTCAAAAGATTCAAGTAGCTAGACACCCCCAAAGGCCTAGCACACTGGATTACATTCAGATGTTTTGTGATGACTGGGTTGAATTACACGGAGACAGGAACGGAACTGATGATCAAGCTCTCATAGGAGGTTTAGCTCGAATAGGTGAAAAATCTGTCCTCATAATTGGCCAACAAAAAGGTAGAGATACAAAAGAGAATGTTGCAAGAAACTTTGGTATGGCAAAGCCAGGAGGGTACAGAAAGGCTTTGAGGCTAATGGATCATGCTGATCGATTCAGACTGCCAATAATCTCTTTTATAGATACTCCTGGAGCTTATGCAGGTCTCATAGCAGAAGAGCAAGGCCAAGGAGAAGCAATCGCAGTGAATTTACGTGAAATGTTTAGATTTAAAGTTCCCATAATTGCAACTGTAATTGGAGAAGGTGGCTCTGGTGGCGCTCTGGGGATAGGTGTCGCAGACAGGTTGCTCATGTTTGAACATAGTGTCTATACAGTTGCAAGCCCAGAAGCCTGTGCTTCGATTTTATGGAGGGATGCTGGCAAGGCTCCTGAAGCAGCATCAGCCTTAAAAATTACTGGACCTGATCTTATGAAGTTAGGTATTGTTGACGAGGTATTAAAAGAGCCTTCTGGGGGCAATAATTGGGCCCCGCTTCAGGCTGGAGATACTTTGAAAAATGCCCTTGAGAAGCATTTATCAGAATTATTGGCTTTATCCCCTGATGAATTAAGAGACAATAGATATTCCAAATTTAGAAAAATGGGAAAATATTTGGAATCTCAGTCTATCGAAAGTGAAATTTCAGTTTAG
- a CDS encoding site-2 protease family protein codes for MGSWEVMKIRGIPLRIHPSWFLVFLYFTVSARDQFETVFDGQVSIWNGWVIGAFTASLLFLSVLLHELAHSFVAIGEGLKVRDITLFFLGGMANLEKECPTSKGSLKIAISGPVVSLLLAFLMILLSNKLSVSNLILSNLLKQVGSLNFLIGVFNLLPIMPLDGGVILKSLIWHFTGSKRAGIKVAITSARLISFIAIFIGILSLLRGNLYFAICFSIIGLFVFSSSKSQSQIIQIQNILSEVYVNQVYSRSFRVLEDDLPVKVLSKFNSLNNNNRFNEEWILICREGRWVGYVNEKILKNISVQNWDKRFLYEFLLPINELPSISENELLWKAIIKIEKTKNGRLLVLSVCGLPLGTLDRVDIAKALLKKIGLNIPDQFIKIARKENIYPLGLNLLDIAQSMVSNDLKEDQ; via the coding sequence TTGGGTAGTTGGGAAGTTATGAAAATCAGAGGCATCCCTTTAAGGATCCATCCAAGTTGGTTTTTGGTTTTCTTGTATTTTACTGTGTCGGCTAGAGATCAGTTCGAGACGGTTTTTGATGGTCAAGTATCTATTTGGAATGGATGGGTGATAGGTGCTTTTACTGCTTCTCTTTTATTTTTATCTGTTTTATTGCATGAATTGGCTCATTCTTTTGTAGCAATTGGGGAGGGCTTAAAAGTTAGAGACATAACACTTTTTTTTCTTGGAGGTATGGCAAATCTTGAAAAAGAATGCCCGACTTCAAAAGGAAGTTTGAAAATTGCAATTTCAGGTCCCGTTGTTAGTCTTTTATTAGCTTTTTTAATGATTTTATTAAGTAATAAGTTATCAGTATCAAATTTAATTCTCTCTAATTTACTTAAGCAGGTTGGTAGCCTAAATTTTTTGATAGGCGTATTTAATTTACTTCCGATAATGCCTCTTGATGGTGGCGTAATATTAAAATCTTTAATTTGGCATTTTACAGGGAGTAAAAGAGCAGGGATTAAAGTGGCTATTACCTCTGCCAGATTAATTTCTTTTATTGCTATTTTCATTGGTATTTTAAGTTTACTTAGGGGTAACTTATATTTCGCAATTTGCTTTTCTATTATTGGTTTATTTGTTTTTTCTTCATCTAAATCACAGAGCCAAATTATTCAAATACAAAATATTTTGTCTGAAGTATATGTAAATCAGGTTTATAGTCGTTCATTCAGGGTCCTTGAGGATGATTTACCTGTCAAAGTTTTATCTAAATTTAATTCATTGAATAATAATAATCGTTTCAATGAAGAATGGATACTCATTTGTAGAGAAGGGAGATGGGTCGGTTATGTTAATGAAAAAATATTGAAGAATATTTCTGTGCAGAACTGGGATAAAAGATTTCTTTATGAGTTCTTATTACCAATAAATGAATTGCCATCTATTAGTGAAAACGAATTATTATGGAAAGCAATAATAAAAATAGAAAAAACTAAAAACGGAAGACTACTTGTTCTTTCAGTTTGTGGTCTTCCTCTTGGCACTTTAGATAGAGTAGATATCGCTAAAGCATTACTTAAAAAAATCGGATTAAATATTCCAGATCAATTTATTAAAATTGCTAGAAAAGAGAATATTTATCCACTAGGATTGAATCTACTTGATATTGCACAATCAATGGTTTCGAATGATTTAAAAGAGGATCAATAA
- a CDS encoding SDR family oxidoreductase has translation MSTVLITGASRGIGRATAMAFANSGWDLLLLARSEDDLQGLVEEIDNKKVKVFYQSIDLSNPKIISKGIAELMNNGLIPSVLINNAGVAWTGDLLSMPLEKWEWIMQMNLTSIFQVCSETVPLMRKKGGLVINVSSHASRNAFPQWGAYCVSKAALASFTKCLAEEERKHFIRACTLTLGSVNSSLWDSDTVGMQFDRDSMLSVDQVASELLHLASQPINQTIEDITLMPSGGVF, from the coding sequence TTGTCAACAGTATTAATTACAGGTGCTTCTAGAGGAATTGGGAGAGCAACTGCTATGGCTTTTGCTAATTCTGGGTGGGATTTACTACTTTTAGCCAGGTCTGAAGATGATCTACAAGGACTTGTCGAAGAAATTGATAACAAAAAAGTTAAGGTCTTCTACCAATCTATTGATCTAAGTAATCCCAAAATTATATCTAAGGGAATAGCTGAATTAATGAATAATGGTTTGATTCCATCAGTTTTAATAAATAATGCTGGAGTTGCTTGGACTGGAGATCTTTTATCCATGCCACTTGAAAAATGGGAATGGATCATGCAAATGAATCTCACCAGTATCTTTCAGGTTTGCTCTGAGACGGTTCCTTTAATGAGAAAAAAAGGAGGATTAGTTATCAACGTTAGTAGTCATGCTTCTAGAAATGCTTTTCCTCAATGGGGAGCTTACTGTGTTTCCAAAGCAGCTTTAGCAAGTTTTACCAAATGCTTAGCAGAAGAAGAGCGTAAGCATTTCATACGAGCATGCACACTTACTCTTGGATCAGTAAATTCATCTCTTTGGGATTCTGATACCGTTGGGATGCAATTTGATAGAGATTCGATGCTTTCAGTTGATCAAGTTGCCTCTGAACTCTTACATCTTGCTAGTCAACCAATTAATCAAACTATTGAGGATATAACTTTAATGCCATCTGGAGGAGTGTTTTAA